The following are encoded together in the Bradyrhizobium sp. CCGUVB1N3 genome:
- a CDS encoding MaoC family dehydratase — translation MRFFEDISIGLRREIGSYAFTAEAIKTFAAKFDPQRFHLDEEEGKNSLFGGLAASGWHVGSACMSLLVADGQRLAKEAAARGETIAVWGPSPGFRDLRWIKPVLAGDTVSFASVITDKRVSASRLGWGILQAITTGTNQRGEQVYAITATAFVPMRGQGG, via the coding sequence ATGCGGTTCTTCGAAGACATATCGATCGGCCTGCGCCGCGAGATCGGCTCCTACGCGTTCACTGCAGAAGCCATCAAGACATTCGCCGCGAAATTCGATCCGCAGCGCTTTCATCTCGACGAGGAAGAGGGCAAGAACTCGCTGTTCGGCGGGCTCGCTGCGTCCGGCTGGCATGTCGGTTCCGCCTGCATGAGCCTGCTCGTCGCCGACGGCCAGCGTCTTGCGAAGGAAGCCGCTGCACGCGGCGAGACGATTGCGGTGTGGGGGCCGTCACCGGGCTTTCGCGACCTGCGTTGGATCAAGCCGGTGCTCGCGGGTGATACCGTGAGCTTCGCCAGCGTCATCACCGACAAGCGCGTCTCCGCCTCGCGCCTCGGCTGGGGCATCCTGCAAGCCATCACCACCGGCACCAACCAGCGTGGCGAACAGGTATACGCGATCACTGCAACCGCCTTCGTGCCGATGCGCGGGCAGGGCGGTTAG